In Clostridium ljungdahlii DSM 13528, the genomic window AAAGAATTGTATCCTACGATTCATGTTGTTGGAGCTGTTAGTAATATCTCCTTTAATATTCCAGCCAGGAAAATTGTCAATCAGGCATTTGCAGTATTGGCTATGAATGCAGGAATGGACAGTTTTATTCTTGATCCATTAAATCAGGATTTAATAGGGATGTTGTTTGCAACAGAAGCACTATTAGGTGAAGACGAGTACTGCATGGAATATATTAGAGCATACAGAGAAGGAATATTTGGTAAAAAGAAATAATTACATAAATAATAAGGATAAATAATTATATAAACAATAAGGAGGAAAAAATAATGTCTAAAATTGAAGAAGTAAAAGTTAATTTAGAGGCAGGTAAAACTAAACTTATTAAAGGATTGGTGCAGGAAGCACTAGATGAGGGAAGCAAAGCAGAAGATATACTTCAAGCTATGATTGACTCAATGGGTGTTGTAGGCGATAAATTCTCCACAGGAGAAATATTCGTACCTGAAATGTTAATAGCAGCAAAAGCAATGTCAAGAGGTGTAGAAGTGCTTAAACCTCATCTTGCAAGTGGGGCTTCAACTTCTTTAGGCACATGTGTTATTGGAACAGTTGCAGGTGATTTACATGATATTGGTAAAAATCTAGTTTCAATGATGATGGAAAGCACTGGATTTAAAATAGTAGACCTTGGAGTAGATGTACCTGCTGATAAATTTGTTGAAGCAGTTAAGGCAAA contains:
- a CDS encoding corrinoid protein, encoding MSKIEEVKVNLEAGKTKLIKGLVQEALDEGSKAEDILQAMIDSMGVVGDKFSTGEIFVPEMLIAAKAMSRGVEVLKPHLASGASTSLGTCVIGTVAGDLHDIGKNLVSMMMESTGFKIVDLGVDVPADKFVEAVKANENVKIVACSALLTTTMAALKKTVETLRESGLKGFKIMVGGAPVTAEFADSIGADAYTPDAGSAAVKAKELATA